A genomic window from Brachyspira sp. SAP_772 includes:
- a CDS encoding permease has protein sequence MENIKTIFIFIQDQIISMKWLNTLIGNILNNFAISETLKGVIQFFVYDVIKIFILLSVLIFCISYVQSFFPPERTKKILGRFNGISANILAALFGTVTPFCSCSSIPLFIGFTSAGIPISMTFSFLISSPLVDLASLILLSSVFGMKIAIAYVVVGLVLAVLGGTIIGKLKMERYLEDFVKNIKSNANIEIAKMTKRERVIYSKNQVMQTIKKVYLYIFIGVGIGAFIHNVIPEAWINSILGKNNWYSVPLASLVGIPMYADIFGTLPIAESLYYKGAGLGTILSFMMAVTALSLPSMIMIKKVVKMPLLILFVGIVTLGIIIIGYLFNNFYFLFA, from the coding sequence ATGGAAAACATAAAAACAATATTTATATTTATACAAGATCAAATAATATCTATGAAGTGGCTTAATACTTTAATAGGAAATATATTAAATAATTTTGCTATATCAGAAACATTAAAAGGTGTTATACAATTTTTTGTTTATGATGTTATAAAAATATTTATTTTATTATCAGTGCTCATATTTTGTATATCATATGTTCAATCGTTTTTTCCGCCTGAAAGAACAAAAAAAATATTAGGAAGATTTAATGGGATATCAGCAAATATATTAGCAGCACTTTTTGGAACAGTTACTCCATTTTGCTCTTGTTCTTCTATACCTCTTTTTATAGGTTTTACTTCTGCGGGTATACCAATATCTATGACATTTTCTTTTTTAATATCATCGCCTCTTGTAGATTTAGCTTCTTTAATACTTCTTTCTAGTGTATTTGGAATGAAGATTGCTATTGCTTATGTTGTAGTTGGGCTTGTACTTGCTGTTTTAGGAGGCACTATAATAGGCAAGCTTAAAATGGAGAGATATTTAGAAGACTTTGTGAAAAATATAAAATCTAATGCTAATATAGAAATAGCAAAAATGACAAAAAGAGAGAGAGTAATATATTCAAAAAATCAGGTAATGCAAACTATAAAAAAGGTTTATTTATATATATTTATAGGGGTTGGAATTGGGGCTTTTATACATAATGTTATACCTGAAGCATGGATAAACTCTATACTTGGAAAAAATAATTGGTATTCTGTGCCTTTAGCTTCTTTGGTTGGTATTCCAATGTATGCTGATATATTTGGCACACTTCCTATTGCTGAGAGTTTATATTATAAGGGGGCTGGTTTAGGCACTATATTATCATTTATGATGGCTGTTACTGCTCTTTCGCTTCCTTCTATGATTATGATTAAAAAGGTTGTAAAAATGCCTCTTTTAATATTGTTTGTAGGCATAGTAACTTTAGGGATAATCATAATAGGATATTTATTTAATAATTTTTATTTTCTTTTTGCATGA
- a CDS encoding thioredoxin family protein, which produces MFSNNKKSNCGCSCGGSCETSSNEENARIKILGSGCSNCKKLEENTLEALKEMNIDLKVGHVQDMAKIASYGVMSTPGLVLDDKVLSYGKVLNKNEIIELLKGKL; this is translated from the coding sequence ATGTTTTCTAACAACAAAAAATCAAATTGCGGCTGCAGCTGCGGAGGTTCATGCGAAACATCATCTAATGAAGAAAATGCTAGAATAAAAATATTAGGTTCTGGTTGCAGTAACTGCAAAAAATTAGAAGAAAATACATTAGAAGCTTTGAAAGAAATGAATATTGATTTAAAAGTAGGGCATGTTCAGGATATGGCTAAAATAGCTTCTTATGGAGTTATGTCTACGCCTGGTTTGGTATTAGATGATAAAGTATTATCTTATGGTAAAGTGCTAAATAAAAATGAAATAATTGAACTATTAAAAGGTAAATTGTAA
- a CDS encoding PTS sugar transporter subunit IIC, translated as MNKFIENFLLNSVVKLSNNKYISAIKEGVISVISITIVGSFFLLIAYPPVPSSWFETVGLFKWIALNRDIILMPFQATMSIISIFVIIGTAYHLSRNLELPTIPTILISLIAFFMTLDWTKALEAVSFSQVVVTEENQLALMELLKLESLPNIGETFNVSSTPLKSLGLIISMDNMGSKGMFVGFLCVILVCFIFNFFKKKNLTIKMPDGVPEGVIRSFEALIPLLVIVSLFELLHLIPALFPNQFPSGIIDLHVILQKLFFWLPIIINSLPGALIMVFFICFLWCLGIHGSSIVEAFTMPILLQLFEANAQAYISGEAIPYILTNQFYYAFVWIGGGGGTLGLVILMAFVAKSKYMKVLGKSSLAPCLFNINEPIVFGAPIVLNPYLMVPYITGPMICVIISYIATKIGFISQTVAVVPWTFPAPLYAYFATGGDWKSIILVLINLAVLTAIYFPFLIAYDKKLLLEETEENK; from the coding sequence ATGAATAAGTTTATTGAAAATTTTTTACTTAATAGTGTTGTAAAGCTGTCTAATAATAAATATATTAGTGCAATTAAGGAAGGGGTTATATCTGTTATAAGTATAACTATAGTAGGTAGTTTTTTCTTGCTTATAGCATATCCTCCTGTTCCGAGTTCTTGGTTTGAAACTGTTGGGCTTTTTAAATGGATTGCATTAAATAGAGATATTATATTAATGCCTTTTCAGGCTACTATGAGTATTATATCAATTTTTGTTATAATAGGTACAGCTTATCATTTGTCAAGAAATTTAGAACTTCCTACAATTCCAACTATACTAATTTCTTTGATAGCATTTTTTATGACTTTAGATTGGACTAAAGCATTAGAGGCTGTATCATTTTCTCAAGTTGTAGTAACAGAAGAAAATCAGCTTGCTTTAATGGAGTTATTAAAATTAGAGAGCTTACCTAATATTGGAGAGACTTTTAATGTTTCTTCAACTCCTTTAAAATCTTTAGGTCTTATAATATCTATGGATAATATGGGCAGTAAAGGGATGTTCGTAGGTTTTCTATGTGTGATACTTGTATGTTTTATATTTAATTTCTTTAAAAAGAAAAACTTAACTATAAAAATGCCTGATGGTGTACCTGAAGGTGTTATAAGATCATTTGAAGCTTTAATTCCTTTGTTAGTTATAGTGTCATTATTTGAGCTTCTTCATTTAATACCAGCTTTATTTCCAAATCAATTTCCATCTGGAATTATAGATTTACATGTAATATTGCAAAAATTATTCTTCTGGCTTCCTATTATAATAAATAGTTTACCGGGTGCATTGATAATGGTATTTTTTATATGTTTTTTATGGTGTTTAGGTATTCATGGAAGTTCTATAGTAGAGGCTTTTACTATGCCTATACTTTTACAGCTTTTTGAGGCTAATGCTCAGGCATATATAAGTGGTGAGGCTATACCTTATATATTAACAAATCAGTTTTATTATGCTTTTGTATGGATTGGCGGCGGCGGCGGTACTCTTGGTCTTGTTATATTGATGGCTTTTGTGGCAAAATCAAAATATATGAAAGTTTTAGGAAAGTCTTCTTTGGCTCCTTGTTTGTTTAATATTAATGAACCTATAGTTTTTGGAGCTCCTATAGTGCTTAATCCATATTTAATGGTGCCATATATTACAGGTCCTATGATATGTGTTATTATTTCATATATAGCTACTAAGATAGGTTTTATTTCTCAGACTGTTGCTGTTGTGCCTTGGACTTTTCCTGCTCCTTTATATGCTTATTTTGCTACGGGGGGCGATTGGAAATCTATAATATTGGTTTTAATTAATTTAGCTGTTTTAACTGCTATATATTTCCCATTTTTAATAGCTTATGATAAAAAACTTCTTTTAGAAGAAACAGAAGAAAATAAGTAA
- a CDS encoding thioredoxin family protein: MDPFGEEEKVQEEPIEARVKILGTGCENCRKLEENTIAAIEEAKLDLAIKHVENMEDIAFYGVMSTPALVLDDKVLSYGKVLSKEEIIELLKANL, translated from the coding sequence ATAGATCCCTTCGGTGAAGAGGAAAAAGTACAGGAAGAACCTATTGAGGCAAGAGTTAAAATACTTGGTACAGGCTGCGAAAATTGCAGAAAATTAGAGGAAAACACTATAGCTGCAATAGAAGAAGCTAAACTTGATTTGGCTATTAAACATGTAGAAAATATGGAAGATATAGCATTTTATGGTGTTATGTCAACTCCAGCTTTAGTTTTAGATGATAAGGTTCTTTCTTATGGAAAAGTCTTAAGTAAAGAAGAGATCATTGAATTATTAAAAGCTAATTTATAA
- a CDS encoding catalase, with protein sequence MSDKKLTTEFGAPVENNQHSMTAGARGPMLLQDVWFMEKMAHFDREVIPERRMHAKGSGAYGTFTVTHDITKYTKAKIFSEIGKKTELFVRFSTVAGERGAADAERDIRGFAIKFYTEEGNWDLVGNNTPVFYFRDPLKFPDLNHAVKRDPRTNMRSAQNKWDFLTSLPESIHQITIDMSDRGIPYSYRHMHGFSSHAYSFINKEGKRYWVKFHFKTQQGIKNLTDEEAAAIIAKDRESSQKDLFEAIERGDFPKWNMKIQIMTEEQANASKRNPFDLTKTWSQKEYPLIDVGVLELNRNPENYFAEVEQSAFSPSTIVPGIGFSPDRMLQGRLFSYTDTQRYRLGVNYASIPVNAPKFKPNTYHRDGYMRVESNGSKVEYEPNSQGEWKEQKEYAEPPLKIYGDAYRYDHREDDDDYYTDARALFNLMTDAQKQVLFENTARDMNGVTKEVQLRHIKNCMNVDKAYGLGVAKALGFDEKDIK encoded by the coding sequence ATGTCAGATAAAAAATTAACTACAGAATTTGGTGCCCCAGTAGAAAATAACCAGCATTCTATGACGGCAGGTGCTAGAGGACCTATGTTGCTTCAAGATGTATGGTTCATGGAAAAAATGGCACACTTTGATAGAGAAGTTATACCAGAAAGAAGAATGCATGCTAAAGGTTCTGGGGCTTATGGTACATTTACAGTTACTCATGATATAACAAAATATACTAAAGCAAAAATATTTTCTGAAATTGGAAAGAAAACAGAATTATTTGTAAGATTTTCTACAGTAGCAGGTGAGAGAGGTGCTGCTGATGCTGAAAGAGATATAAGAGGTTTTGCTATTAAGTTTTATACTGAAGAAGGAAACTGGGATTTGGTAGGAAACAATACTCCTGTATTTTATTTTAGAGACCCTTTAAAATTCCCAGATTTGAATCACGCTGTAAAAAGAGACCCTAGAACTAATATGAGAAGTGCTCAAAACAAATGGGACTTTTTAACTTCACTTCCTGAATCTATTCATCAAATAACTATAGATATGAGCGACAGAGGTATACCTTATAGTTATAGGCATATGCACGGATTTAGCAGCCATGCCTATAGTTTTATAAACAAAGAAGGCAAAAGATATTGGGTAAAATTCCATTTCAAAACTCAGCAAGGAATTAAAAATCTAACGGATGAAGAAGCTGCAGCAATAATAGCAAAAGACAGAGAAAGCTCTCAAAAAGATTTATTTGAAGCTATAGAGAGAGGCGACTTCCCTAAATGGAACATGAAAATTCAAATAATGACAGAAGAGCAAGCAAATGCAAGTAAAAGAAATCCATTTGACCTAACAAAAACTTGGTCACAAAAAGAATATCCTTTAATTGATGTTGGTGTTTTAGAATTAAACAGAAATCCTGAAAACTATTTTGCAGAAGTAGAGCAATCAGCATTTAGTCCTTCTACAATAGTTCCGGGCATTGGATTCTCACCAGACAGAATGCTTCAAGGAAGATTATTCTCATACACTGATACTCAAAGATACAGATTAGGTGTTAATTATGCAAGCATTCCTGTAAATGCACCTAAGTTTAAACCTAACACTTATCACAGAGATGGATATATGAGAGTAGAGTCTAATGGTTCAAAAGTTGAGTACGAACCAAACTCACAAGGCGAATGGAAAGAGCAAAAAGAATATGCTGAACCTCCTTTGAAAATTTACGGCGATGCTTATAGATATGACCATAGAGAAGATGATGATGATTATTACACTGATGCAAGAGCTTTATTTAATCTTATGACAGATGCACAAAAGCAAGTGTTGTTTGAAAATACAGCAAGAGATATGAATGGTGTTACTAAAGAAGTACAATTAAGACATATTAAAAATTGTATGAATGTAGATAAGGCTTATGGACTAGGGGTTGCCAAAGCATTAGGTTTTGATGAGAAGGATATAAAATAA
- a CDS encoding substrate-binding domain-containing protein, protein MKKILIFLSLVSMIMLTSCGGGASSSTDIVITGSSSVSPLMFKLAEKFEEANSNYTVTVETSDSTIGVQDTINGNNNIGMASRNLKEDELPSLDAYLLCQDGIVIIANKDADIAQISEEELYNLYMNNTAIGSVTKSISREDGSGTRSAFTDLTSIGKENPLPATVEILDGTGKVKTSVMSDTSKIGYISLGSIDDTIKPLAYKAKGQNEYVQASVENIKSDAYKLYRPFYIFTKKGIELDEGTKAFLDFINSETGKAVINENGYVAN, encoded by the coding sequence ATGAAAAAGATTTTGATTTTCTTAAGTCTCGTGAGCATGATCATGCTTACTTCTTGCGGAGGCGGCGCCTCTAGTTCTACTGATATCGTTATAACAGGTTCTTCTTCAGTTTCCCCACTAATGTTCAAACTAGCTGAAAAATTTGAAGAAGCTAATTCCAACTATACTGTAACAGTAGAAACATCAGATTCAACTATTGGAGTTCAGGATACTATAAACGGCAACAACAATATAGGCATGGCTTCAAGAAATTTGAAAGAAGATGAGTTACCAAGTTTAGATGCTTATTTATTGTGTCAAGATGGTATAGTAATCATCGCTAATAAAGATGCTGACATTGCTCAGATAAGCGAAGAAGAATTATATAATCTTTACATGAACAATACTGCAATAGGAAGTGTAACTAAATCTATTTCAAGAGAAGATGGTTCTGGTACAAGAAGTGCTTTTACAGACTTAACTTCTATCGGCAAAGAAAATCCATTACCTGCAACTGTTGAAATATTAGATGGAACAGGAAAGGTTAAGACATCAGTAATGAGTGATACTTCTAAGATTGGATATATTTCTTTGGGTTCTATTGATGATACAATAAAGCCTTTGGCATATAAAGCAAAAGGTCAAAATGAATATGTTCAAGCATCAGTAGAAAATATTAAAAGTGATGCCTACAAGCTATACCGTCCTTTCTACATATTCACTAAAAAGGGGATTGAACTTGATGAAGGAACTAAGGCGTTCTTAGACTTCATTAATAGTGAAACAGGGAAAGCGGTCATAAATGAAAATGGCTATGTAGCTAACTAA
- the pstC gene encoding phosphate ABC transporter permease subunit PstC has product MSKNINKYKFNEIIDNIMRYIFFICSIFSVIVVFSICIFIFIYSVPIFKEVGFFQFVFGMNWSPSTKDFGILPMIMGSLYITILSVFLGGGFGFFTAVYISMFAPKRIRVILSQVIDLLAGIPSIVYGFFGMVVLVPFLKNFSPNNVGEGVLASSIILAIMILPTITSITRYNLEAVYKYYYDGARALGNTHSQAIFGVIVKAAKSGIFSAIVLGMGRAIGETMAVMMVAGNAPFIPKDLFSYFRTMTINIALEMGYATGNHRSALIATAFVLLIFILIINIVLSILKRNNLYFSFSFSNLFRKNKELKTNINDFSFKKFDMKMCTIKASILEYISVFASIVSTLLLVFIVLFILIRGLPHITLNLLFGESNNSQMTLLPAIVSTSMMLFMSLIIAIPLGVFAAIYLTEYSKAKSQLISIIRIFTDSLSGIPSIVFGLFGMLIFANLFGMGRSILAGSLTLVLIILPSIIRQTEETLLSIPSSLREGSLALGASKVRTIFKIVLPCGFSGIMTSVILSIGRIVGESAALIYTAGAVRYMPKGYFSAGSSFSVMMWMFSSEGLYINQTFATASILLIMVILLNASLFLVNTKLKKDY; this is encoded by the coding sequence TTGAGTAAGAATATTAATAAATATAAGTTTAATGAAATAATAGATAATATAATGAGATATATATTTTTTATATGTTCTATATTTTCAGTTATAGTTGTATTTTCAATATGTATTTTTATATTTATCTATAGTGTTCCAATATTTAAAGAGGTTGGATTTTTTCAATTTGTTTTTGGAATGAATTGGTCGCCTTCAACAAAGGATTTTGGAATATTGCCGATGATTATGGGCTCTTTATATATCACAATTCTTTCAGTATTTCTTGGGGGCGGATTTGGTTTTTTTACGGCGGTTTATATATCAATGTTTGCTCCAAAAAGAATAAGAGTAATATTATCTCAGGTAATAGATTTGCTTGCGGGCATTCCATCTATTGTTTATGGATTTTTTGGAATGGTGGTATTAGTTCCTTTTCTAAAAAACTTCTCTCCAAATAATGTGGGTGAGGGGGTGTTAGCTAGTTCTATAATACTTGCTATAATGATACTTCCTACTATAACATCAATTACAAGATACAATTTGGAAGCTGTTTACAAATATTACTATGACGGTGCTAGGGCTTTGGGTAATACTCATTCTCAGGCTATTTTTGGTGTTATAGTGAAGGCGGCAAAGTCAGGAATATTTTCTGCTATAGTGCTTGGTATGGGAAGGGCTATTGGTGAGACTATGGCTGTTATGATGGTGGCAGGTAATGCTCCTTTTATACCTAAAGATTTATTCTCATATTTTAGAACTATGACTATTAACATAGCATTAGAGATGGGGTATGCAACAGGAAATCATAGGTCAGCATTAATTGCAACTGCTTTTGTACTACTCATATTTATACTTATAATCAATATAGTGCTTTCTATCCTAAAAAGAAATAATTTATATTTTTCATTTTCTTTTTCTAATCTTTTTAGAAAGAACAAAGAGCTTAAAACAAATATAAATGATTTTTCTTTTAAAAAGTTTGACATGAAGATGTGTACTATAAAGGCTAGTATTTTAGAATATATTTCTGTATTTGCTTCTATTGTATCTACACTGCTTTTAGTTTTTATAGTATTATTCATACTTATTAGAGGGCTTCCTCATATAACATTAAATTTACTATTTGGTGAAAGCAACAATTCTCAAATGACGCTTTTGCCTGCAATAGTTTCTACTTCTATGATGCTTTTTATGTCTTTAATAATAGCTATTCCATTAGGAGTATTTGCCGCTATTTATTTAACAGAATATTCAAAAGCAAAGAGTCAATTAATATCTATAATAAGAATATTTACAGACAGTTTATCGGGAATACCTTCAATAGTGTTTGGACTTTTTGGTATGCTAATATTTGCTAATTTGTTTGGAATGGGAAGAAGCATATTAGCGGGTTCTCTCACATTAGTGTTAATAATACTTCCTTCTATAATAAGACAAACAGAAGAGACTTTACTCTCAATACCTTCAAGTTTAAGAGAGGGTAGTTTGGCATTAGGGGCTTCAAAGGTGAGAACAATATTTAAGATAGTTTTGCCTTGTGGTTTCTCTGGAATAATGACTTCTGTTATTTTAAGTATTGGTAGGATAGTTGGAGAGAGTGCGGCTTTAATATATACTGCTGGTGCTGTTAGATATATGCCGAAGGGTTATTTTAGTGCGGGGAGTTCTTTTTCTGTTATGATGTGGATGTTTTCAAGCGAGGGGCTTTATATTAATCAGACTTTCGCTACTGCAAGCATTTTGCTTATAATGGTTATACTTCTTAATGCTTCATTATTTTTAGTGAATACAAAATTAAAAAAAGATTATTAA
- the pstB gene encoding phosphate ABC transporter ATP-binding protein PstB: protein MANELNNIVDFDFNTDIAIKVRDLDLYYESFQALKKINIDINKNSVTAFIGPSGCGKSTLLKTFNRMNDLIPNCKIEGDIEIAGVNIYNKNVNVSYLRKNVGMVFQKSNLFAMSVYDNIAYGPRTFGIKKKSELDEIVEYSLTKAAIWDDIKDRLNKNALGLSGGQQQRLCIARALSVNPKILLMDEPTSALDPISTGKIEDLVDELKNEYTIVIVTHNMQQAMRVSDKTAFFLFGEIIEYRDTEDIFSKPQDQRTERYITGRFG from the coding sequence ATGGCTAATGAATTAAATAATATAGTTGATTTTGATTTTAATACTGATATAGCTATTAAGGTTAGAGATTTAGATTTATATTATGAATCTTTTCAGGCTTTAAAAAAAATAAATATTGATATAAACAAAAACAGCGTAACAGCTTTTATAGGACCTTCTGGTTGCGGAAAATCTACTCTTTTAAAAACTTTTAATAGAATGAATGATTTAATTCCAAACTGTAAAATAGAAGGTGATATAGAGATAGCTGGAGTTAATATATATAATAAAAATGTTAATGTATCGTATTTGAGAAAAAATGTAGGAATGGTTTTTCAGAAATCTAATCTTTTTGCTATGAGTGTTTATGACAATATTGCTTATGGACCGAGGACTTTTGGAATAAAAAAGAAATCAGAGTTAGATGAGATTGTTGAATATAGTTTAACAAAGGCTGCTATTTGGGACGACATAAAAGACAGGCTTAATAAAAATGCTTTAGGACTTTCTGGAGGTCAGCAGCAGAGATTATGTATTGCGAGAGCTTTATCGGTTAACCCTAAAATACTTCTTATGGATGAGCCTACAAGTGCATTAGACCCAATAAGCACTGGCAAAATAGAAGACCTTGTTGATGAGCTTAAAAATGAATATACAATAGTAATAGTTACGCATAATATGCAGCAGGCTATGAGGGTATCTGATAAAACGGCTTTCTTTTTGTTTGGTGAGATTATAGAATATAGAGATACAGAAGATATATTCTCTAAGCCTCAAGACCAAAGAACAGAGAGATATATCACCGGAAGATTTGGTTAA
- the phoU gene encoding phosphate signaling complex protein PhoU, with protein MKKFEEELNKLTEYVVEAGEMIIEALRNSTKALTNGDIELANQVIENDRNINRISYRIESSSLKMLLLEHPVATDLRIVSSALKIATDLERIGDQAKDICDLLRFLLEGNVYKNNIDTIIEMSNIIDEMLNNCLKAFKSKDGELSKSIIERDDYVDKLFYKMRDAMVNLIKSGTENADQAIYLMMIAKYFEKMGDHAENIAKWVYYYSTGDRVK; from the coding sequence ATGAAAAAATTTGAAGAAGAATTAAATAAATTAACAGAATATGTTGTTGAAGCAGGTGAGATGATAATAGAAGCTTTAAGAAACTCTACAAAGGCTTTAACAAATGGAGATATTGAATTAGCAAATCAGGTTATAGAAAATGACAGAAATATAAATAGAATATCTTACAGAATAGAAAGCTCATCATTAAAAATGCTATTATTAGAACACCCTGTTGCAACCGATTTAAGAATAGTTTCATCAGCATTAAAAATAGCTACAGATTTAGAGAGAATAGGGGATCAGGCTAAGGATATATGCGATTTGCTTAGATTTTTATTAGAAGGAAATGTTTATAAAAATAATATTGACACTATAATAGAGATGTCTAATATTATTGATGAGATGCTTAATAATTGTCTTAAGGCATTTAAAAGTAAAGATGGTGAATTATCTAAGAGCATTATAGAGAGAGATGATTATGTGGATAAATTATTCTACAAGATGCGTGATGCTATGGTTAATTTAATAAAGAGCGGCACTGAGAATGCAGATCAGGCAATATATTTGATGATGATAGCTAAGTATTTTGAGAAGATGGGGGATCATGCTGAAAATATAGCTAAGTGGGTTTATTATTACAGCACAGGCGACAGGGTAAAATAA
- the rpmB gene encoding 50S ribosomal protein L28, producing MARVCEICGKGKQNGHSVSHSNIKTKRSFNANLQNIKIELNGSTKKALVCTKCIKGNKVVKAK from the coding sequence ATGGCAAGAGTATGTGAAATATGTGGCAAAGGTAAACAGAATGGACATAGCGTTAGCCACTCAAATATTAAAACTAAACGCTCATTCAATGCTAACTTGCAAAATATAAAAATAGAACTTAATGGTTCTACTAAAAAAGCTTTGGTTTGCACTAAATGTATTAAAGGAAACAAAGTAGTAAAAGCTAAATAA
- the ispH gene encoding 4-hydroxy-3-methylbut-2-enyl diphosphate reductase, with protein sequence MKVEIGKFAGFCDGVKYAVEKTFSQASKSNEEIYVDGHLIHNPQTLDMLEKTGVKTYEDTEDDMSVLDDKTVIIRAHGISPERREALSSHAKKIVNLTCKYVAKIQGLVKKHSSLGYRVIVIGNPNHPEIIGVCGFAKDVYVVYKDEDIDKLPEDDKKTLIVAQTTLQKETFDKFVSQIQNKYKNSELIIKNTICEATEQRQNEILDIAKRNDVVLVIGGSESSNTRNLYKIASNIKPSFYVEFKEDLEKIDLTSYKNVGIMAGASTPDWLIEDIAQTIKDNYSNSFYRGINKLFDFLNYGYIFFSFGAFLMSYAIYDILDKPFQYRIGVIVALYYLFMSLGNGYSNYTIKISDKRRYLFYQKYKPAFLTIIVISALIMFYLAYNVDIGILMLTILSTLLGTAYNMSFEKNDRFNNSFFFRLFKKLIPFKAIIISIAVTTLLNGSILLLNRNILKDNTLSYLFSVSIVFIFMFIRQALIEIKFSQSDKIAGAVTLTTYIDSDKLAIITAIIPIILLIGVVIANIFFSDFNNMKYFIPVLYSSIVSFIVMKRRVITSRHLFSILIDSTLYVLFLAALI encoded by the coding sequence ATGAAAGTAGAAATTGGAAAATTCGCGGGTTTTTGTGACGGTGTTAAATATGCCGTTGAAAAAACCTTCTCGCAAGCCTCTAAAAGCAATGAAGAGATTTATGTAGACGGTCATCTTATACATAATCCTCAAACTTTAGATATGCTTGAAAAAACAGGTGTAAAAACCTACGAAGATACTGAAGATGATATGTCTGTGCTTGATGATAAAACTGTAATTATAAGAGCACATGGCATATCTCCAGAAAGAAGAGAAGCTCTATCTAGTCATGCAAAAAAAATAGTTAATCTTACTTGCAAATATGTCGCAAAAATACAAGGTCTAGTAAAAAAACATAGTTCATTAGGTTATAGGGTTATTGTTATAGGTAATCCTAATCACCCTGAAATTATTGGTGTATGCGGTTTTGCAAAAGATGTTTATGTTGTTTATAAAGACGAAGATATAGATAAGCTTCCAGAAGATGATAAAAAAACTCTAATAGTAGCCCAAACAACCCTTCAAAAAGAAACATTCGATAAATTCGTTTCTCAAATACAAAATAAATACAAAAACTCTGAATTAATAATAAAAAATACAATCTGTGAAGCAACCGAACAAAGACAAAATGAAATATTAGATATAGCTAAAAGAAATGATGTAGTTCTTGTTATAGGCGGAAGCGAGAGCAGTAACACTAGAAACCTATACAAAATAGCTTCCAATATAAAGCCTTCATTTTATGTAGAGTTTAAAGAAGATTTAGAGAAAATAGATCTTACCTCCTACAAAAATGTAGGCATAATGGCGGGAGCTTCCACTCCTGATTGGCTCATAGAAGATATTGCTCAAACTATAAAAGATAATTATTCAAACAGTTTTTATAGAGGCATTAATAAATTATTTGATTTTCTTAATTATGGTTATATATTCTTTTCTTTTGGTGCTTTTTTAATGTCTTATGCTATTTATGATATTTTAGATAAACCTTTTCAATATAGAATAGGGGTGATAGTGGCATTATATTATTTATTTATGAGTTTGGGTAATGGTTATAGCAATTATACTATAAAAATTAGTGATAAAAGACGCTATCTTTTCTATCAGAAATATAAGCCTGCATTTTTAACTATTATTGTTATAAGTGCATTAATTATGTTTTATCTTGCATACAATGTTGATATTGGTATATTAATGCTTACAATATTATCTACACTTTTGGGTACTGCATATAATATGAGCTTTGAAAAAAATGATAGATTTAATAATTCCTTTTTCTTTAGATTATTTAAAAAATTAATACCATTTAAAGCTATAATAATATCCATTGCTGTTACCACTCTTTTAAATGGCTCTATATTGCTTCTTAATAGAAACATATTAAAAGATAATACATTATCTTATTTATTTTCAGTGAGTATAGTTTTTATATTTATGTTTATAAGACAGGCTTTAATAGAAATAAAATTTTCACAAAGCGACAAGATAGCAGGAGCTGTTACTCTAACTACTTATATAGATTCAGATAAATTAGCAATAATAACAGCCATTATACCAATAATATTATTAATAGGTGTAGTTATTGCCAATATATTTTTCTCAGATTTTAATAACATGAAATATTTTATCCCTGTTTTATATAGCAGCATAGTATCATTTATAGTGATGAAAAGAAGGGTGATAACAAGCAGACATTTATTTTCTATATTAATAGATTCTACATTATATGTATTATTTTTAGCGGCATTAATTTAA